Proteins from one Amycolatopsis benzoatilytica AK 16/65 genomic window:
- a CDS encoding MBL fold metallo-hydrolase encodes MIDRSPSAASVKPLADGAYGYVQPDGSWFINNCGIVDADGHAVLIDTCATETRTRALLSAVGDTVGPVTTLVNTHHHSDHTNGNYLVGGATVIGHRKTRETLLAEGIQRYEGVFPGNDWGTLELRVPDVVFDDRLTVYAGQTRIDLIHPGTAAHTTNDVLAWLPEQRLLYAGDLVFNGGSPFALMGSVAGWRRALDVIRELDPAVILPGHGPVCGLETVDKVDSYLQFVQRAAENGKAAGRTPLEQAKATDLGEFAELTEQERLAGNLHRAYAELDGGAEGEPIDLVAALTDMLAWNGGPIRCFS; translated from the coding sequence GTGATCGATCGCTCCCCCAGCGCGGCCAGCGTCAAACCGCTGGCAGACGGCGCATACGGCTACGTCCAGCCGGACGGGTCCTGGTTCATCAACAACTGCGGCATCGTGGACGCCGACGGGCACGCTGTGCTCATCGACACATGCGCGACCGAGACTCGCACGCGCGCGCTGCTGTCGGCAGTTGGCGACACCGTCGGCCCGGTGACCACCCTCGTCAACACCCACCACCACAGCGACCACACCAACGGCAACTACCTGGTCGGCGGGGCCACCGTGATCGGCCACCGCAAGACCCGCGAGACGCTGCTGGCCGAGGGCATCCAGCGGTACGAGGGTGTCTTCCCCGGCAACGACTGGGGCACCCTCGAACTGCGCGTGCCCGACGTCGTCTTCGACGACCGGCTCACCGTCTACGCCGGGCAGACCCGGATCGACCTGATCCACCCCGGCACCGCCGCGCACACCACCAACGACGTGCTCGCCTGGCTGCCCGAACAGCGCTTGCTCTATGCCGGCGACCTGGTGTTCAACGGCGGCAGCCCGTTCGCGCTGATGGGTTCGGTGGCCGGCTGGCGGCGCGCACTGGACGTGATCCGGGAGCTCGACCCGGCGGTCATCCTGCCCGGCCACGGCCCGGTGTGCGGGCTCGAGACGGTGGACAAAGTGGACTCCTACCTGCAGTTCGTCCAGCGCGCCGCGGAGAACGGCAAAGCGGCCGGCCGGACGCCGCTGGAGCAGGCGAAAGCGACCGACCTCGGCGAGTTCGCCGAGCTGACCGAGCAGGAGCGGCTGGCCGGGAACCTGCACCGGGCGTACGCCGAGCTCGACGGCGGTGCGGAGGGCGAGCCGATCGACCTGGTCGCCGCGCTGACCGACATGCTGGCATGGAACGGCGGGCCGATCCGTTGCTTCTCGTAA
- a CDS encoding ATP-binding protein produces MLDDELAEIVGNLRRLGGDDADVEAKRAEDRLPKSVRDTVSAFANTHGGVLVLGLDEASGFEATGVRDPAKMTADLASLCAEEMEPPLRPLIRVHRFEGVDLVVAEVPVLDSRSRPCFAKRLGMAQGSFVRVGDGDRRLSAYEVHLMTAGRGQPRDDEEPVPGAGIDELDPDLVSTFVARLRQQRPYAFADLSRLDVLRRIKVLAGDQATVAGLLALGRYPQHFFPQLMVSFVHYPTTEGADVRTGTRFLDNKVLEGSIPVMVRDVLAVLRANMARRATVRGAGRIDSWEYPETALREAVVNALVHRDYSPESRGAQVQLEMYPDRLVVRNPGGLYGPVTEETLGEEGVSSARNATLLKLLEDVPLPGTARTVCENRGSGIRTMMTALRDASLSPPRFVDKISLFRVEFPNHALISDEIVAWIRGLGEYGLTDSQCLGLAMSKAGDVLDNQSYRGATGVDSRRATAELGDLVARGLLWQTGGRRWARYELADSARAARPTGRRDRRREVLEALGDAELTRAELADLLGMPDKTVSRWLRVLRDEGLVELIGESPRSPRARYRRTSKVMLGE; encoded by the coding sequence TTGCTGGACGACGAGCTGGCGGAGATCGTCGGAAACCTTCGCCGGCTGGGCGGGGACGATGCCGACGTCGAAGCCAAGCGTGCCGAGGACCGACTGCCCAAATCTGTGCGGGATACAGTCTCCGCGTTCGCCAATACGCATGGCGGCGTGCTGGTTCTTGGGCTGGACGAGGCCTCCGGATTCGAGGCAACCGGAGTGCGTGACCCGGCGAAGATGACTGCGGACCTGGCGTCCCTGTGTGCGGAGGAGATGGAGCCGCCCCTTCGGCCGCTGATCAGAGTGCACCGTTTCGAGGGAGTTGACCTCGTCGTCGCCGAGGTGCCTGTGCTTGACAGCCGGAGCCGTCCTTGTTTCGCCAAGCGGCTCGGGATGGCGCAAGGCAGCTTTGTCCGTGTCGGTGACGGAGACCGACGGCTCAGTGCTTACGAGGTTCACCTCATGACAGCTGGTCGTGGGCAGCCGCGAGATGACGAGGAACCTGTTCCCGGGGCGGGCATCGACGAACTGGACCCTGATCTTGTCTCGACATTCGTGGCGAGGCTCCGGCAACAGCGACCGTATGCATTCGCTGATCTTTCCAGGCTCGACGTTCTGCGCCGGATAAAGGTGCTAGCCGGTGATCAGGCGACCGTTGCTGGCCTGCTGGCACTCGGGCGCTACCCGCAGCATTTTTTCCCGCAGTTGATGGTCTCCTTCGTTCATTATCCGACGACGGAGGGTGCCGATGTCCGTACGGGTACCAGATTCCTGGACAATAAAGTACTCGAAGGATCGATTCCCGTCATGGTCCGGGACGTGCTCGCCGTACTCCGAGCGAACATGGCGCGACGTGCCACAGTGCGCGGCGCGGGGCGCATCGACAGCTGGGAGTACCCCGAAACCGCGCTTCGGGAGGCAGTGGTCAACGCGCTGGTGCACCGTGACTATTCGCCGGAGTCTCGTGGTGCTCAGGTTCAGCTCGAGATGTATCCCGATCGGCTCGTCGTGCGCAACCCCGGCGGTCTCTACGGTCCGGTCACCGAGGAAACGCTGGGCGAGGAAGGTGTTTCGTCGGCGCGGAACGCCACCCTGCTCAAGCTTCTCGAAGACGTCCCGCTGCCGGGCACGGCGCGCACTGTTTGCGAGAACCGCGGTTCTGGAATACGTACGATGATGACGGCACTGCGGGATGCCTCGCTGAGTCCGCCGCGATTCGTGGACAAGATCTCGCTCTTTCGAGTCGAGTTCCCGAACCACGCGCTGATCAGCGATGAAATTGTTGCGTGGATTCGCGGTCTCGGCGAATACGGGCTCACCGACAGTCAGTGTCTTGGCCTGGCCATGAGCAAAGCTGGCGACGTGCTGGACAACCAGTCCTACCGTGGTGCGACCGGGGTGGACTCGAGGCGCGCAACTGCCGAGCTTGGTGACCTGGTGGCGCGCGGTCTGCTGTGGCAGACCGGCGGTCGGCGGTGGGCGCGGTATGAACTCGCCGATTCGGCTCGCGCGGCGCGGCCGACCGGTCGCCGCGATCGGCGTCGCGAGGTGCTGGAAGCGCTAGGGGATGCCGAATTGACCCGTGCCGAACTTGCGGACCTGCTGGGCATGCCAGACAAGACCGTGTCTCGGTGGTTGCGTGTTCTGCGAGACGAGGGGTTGGTTGAGCTGATCGGCGAGTCTCCCCGCAGTCCCCGTGCCCGCTATCGGCGTACGAGCAAAGTCATGTTAGGTGAATGA
- a CDS encoding Clp protease N-terminal domain-containing protein: MTDSVKLDDLISAIKANNEKDALAQLTDAVYVGQHLGEVADHLIGHFVDQARRSGASWTDIGASMGVSKQAAQKRFVPKIDPGGDSAGGIQRLFGRYTDRARHVIVEAQQVAIDHRSPGIDTVHLLLGLLSEPAALAAGAIIAQGVSLEAVKTAAEAKLPEPVDSAPDPMPFAAAGKKALELTLREGLRLGHNYIGTEHLLLGLLDQGEGAGYEVLTELGVGKDAAEAKIKEVLAEILAARGQ, translated from the coding sequence ATGACCGACTCTGTGAAACTCGACGACCTCATCTCCGCCATCAAGGCGAACAACGAAAAGGACGCGCTCGCTCAGCTCACCGACGCCGTGTACGTCGGCCAGCACCTCGGCGAGGTGGCCGATCACCTGATCGGCCACTTCGTGGACCAGGCCCGCCGCAGCGGGGCCTCGTGGACCGACATCGGTGCGAGCATGGGCGTGTCGAAACAGGCTGCCCAGAAGAGATTCGTTCCGAAAATCGACCCTGGCGGGGATTCGGCCGGCGGAATCCAGCGCCTGTTCGGCCGTTACACCGACCGCGCCCGGCACGTGATCGTCGAGGCCCAGCAGGTGGCGATCGACCACCGAAGCCCCGGCATCGACACCGTCCACCTGCTGCTCGGGTTGCTGTCCGAACCCGCGGCGCTAGCGGCTGGCGCGATCATCGCGCAAGGAGTGTCGCTGGAAGCGGTCAAAACGGCGGCGGAAGCGAAGCTGCCCGAGCCGGTCGACTCGGCACCCGACCCGATGCCGTTCGCCGCGGCCGGCAAGAAAGCCCTGGAACTGACCTTGCGCGAGGGATTGCGGCTCGGCCACAACTACATCGGCACCGAACATCTGTTGCTGGGCTTGCTGGATCAGGGCGAGGGCGCGGGATACGAGGTGCTCACCGAACTGGGCGTCGGCAAGGACGCGGCCGAGGCGAAAATCAAGGAAGTCCTCGCCGAAATTCTCGCCGCGCGAGGGCAATGA
- a CDS encoding helix-turn-helix domain-containing protein, producing the protein MASTVTSRRKQLGNELRHARNAAKMTQQQVAEVLGCTQGKVNKIESGAVGVKLGDVRTMLNAFGINGEEADTLMNLARAAAGQRGHWSGYRSVVPHWFRTFTDLEPAAAEILTWHGERIPGPLQSEHYMLKQFTEAGATDVTSLVRNRLDRKAVFDQQQPPYYRFIISEGALRRAPGGSAPAVMLDQVEHLLALDRHPRVYVHVLPFGAKLASVPNDFTIMRFPDRTRDFVYIEHSAGGLYLDDVKDFNIFVDSWDRLRGAALERGETRQFLKELAESFRAQMS; encoded by the coding sequence ATGGCGAGCACCGTCACCTCGCGCCGCAAGCAGCTCGGGAACGAGCTCCGGCACGCTCGCAACGCCGCGAAGATGACTCAGCAGCAAGTCGCCGAGGTTCTCGGCTGCACCCAGGGCAAGGTCAACAAGATCGAATCCGGTGCGGTGGGGGTCAAGCTCGGAGATGTGCGGACCATGCTGAACGCGTTCGGGATCAACGGCGAAGAAGCCGACACCTTGATGAACCTGGCCCGGGCGGCGGCAGGTCAGCGCGGCCACTGGTCGGGCTACCGGTCGGTGGTGCCGCACTGGTTCCGCACCTTCACCGACCTCGAACCGGCCGCCGCGGAGATCCTCACCTGGCACGGCGAGCGCATCCCCGGCCCGCTGCAGTCCGAGCACTACATGCTCAAGCAGTTCACCGAAGCGGGCGCCACCGACGTCACCTCCCTGGTCCGCAACCGGCTCGACCGCAAGGCGGTGTTCGACCAGCAGCAGCCGCCGTACTACCGGTTCATCATCAGCGAGGGCGCGCTGCGCCGCGCGCCCGGCGGGTCCGCCCCCGCGGTGATGCTGGACCAGGTGGAGCACCTGCTCGCGCTGGACCGCCATCCCCGGGTGTACGTGCACGTGCTGCCGTTCGGCGCGAAACTCGCCTCGGTGCCCAACGACTTCACCATCATGCGGTTTCCGGACCGCACCCGCGACTTCGTCTACATCGAGCACTCCGCGGGCGGGCTGTACCTGGACGACGTCAAGGACTTCAACATTTTCGTGGACTCCTGGGACCGCCTGCGCGGTGCGGCGCTGGAGCGCGGCGAGACCCGGCAGTTCCTCAAGGAACTGGCGGAAAGCTTCCGCGCGCAGATGAGCTGA
- a CDS encoding erythromycin esterase family protein yields MQSLDDFLSRRCPDLLGLGEPTHWAEAFPLFRNKVFRHLVQRHGYRSIALEIDCLAARRVDRYVTTGEGDLDQVMATGFSHGFGAFPANRALVEWLREYNTGRADQVRFHGFDGPLEMASAPSPRGVLTELHNFLSAHLDDVPSDVATIERLAGEDRRWEDEAVMWGRAKSIGDSPDARELRLIADDLSGSLDRARPGLPDGGDLLARTAVGLCRYHALMADPAPDRMSRLGAQRDAMMAGNLLALPRTFVSAHNQHLQRAAAALMGARWWNAGTQVAARIGERYVFIATDFGSSDALPAPEPGTLQAYLAAHLPDREVVETAGIDTGLPPRAGDGRGYVPFDAVAGADGIAFLRRG; encoded by the coding sequence ATGCAGAGCCTTGACGACTTTCTCTCCCGCCGTTGCCCGGACTTGCTCGGCCTCGGGGAGCCGACGCACTGGGCCGAGGCTTTCCCGTTGTTCCGGAACAAGGTCTTCCGGCACCTGGTCCAGCGGCACGGCTACCGCTCGATCGCGCTGGAGATCGATTGCCTCGCCGCGCGCCGCGTCGATCGGTACGTGACCACCGGCGAAGGAGACCTGGACCAGGTGATGGCCACCGGCTTCAGCCACGGGTTCGGCGCGTTCCCGGCGAACCGAGCGCTGGTCGAGTGGCTGCGCGAGTACAACACCGGCCGCGCCGACCAGGTGCGCTTCCACGGCTTCGACGGGCCGCTGGAAATGGCCAGCGCGCCGAGTCCGCGCGGAGTGCTCACCGAGTTGCACAACTTCCTCAGCGCACACCTCGACGACGTGCCTTCCGACGTCGCGACCATCGAACGGCTGGCCGGGGAGGACCGGCGATGGGAGGACGAGGCGGTGATGTGGGGCCGGGCCAAGTCGATCGGGGACAGTCCGGACGCGCGGGAGCTGCGGTTGATCGCGGACGACCTGTCCGGGAGCCTCGACCGCGCGAGGCCCGGGCTCCCGGACGGCGGCGACCTGCTCGCGCGGACCGCGGTCGGGTTGTGCCGGTACCACGCGTTGATGGCCGATCCTGCCCCTGACCGGATGAGCAGGCTCGGCGCGCAACGGGACGCGATGATGGCCGGCAACCTGCTCGCGTTGCCGCGGACGTTCGTCTCGGCGCACAACCAGCATCTGCAGCGCGCCGCGGCCGCGTTGATGGGTGCGCGGTGGTGGAACGCGGGTACCCAGGTCGCGGCCCGGATCGGCGAGCGCTATGTGTTCATCGCCACCGATTTCGGCTCCTCGGATGCGCTACCGGCGCCCGAGCCGGGCACCCTCCAGGCGTACCTCGCGGCGCACTTGCCGGACCGGGAGGTGGTCGAAACCGCCGGTATCGACACTGGGTTGCCGCCGCGCGCCGGGGACGGGCGGGGTTACGTCCCGTTCGACGCGGTGGCCGGGGCGGACGGGATCGCGTTCCTGCGCCGCGGCTGA
- the gndA gene encoding NADP-dependent phosphogluconate dehydrogenase, whose product MSKKASIGVTGLAVMGRNLARNLARHGHTVALHNRSEERTRSLVDQFGDEGDFIPAYSAQEFVDALERPRQIVIMVKAGAPTDAVIEEFAPLLEQGDVIVDAGNAHFADTRRREKALRERGLHFVGTGVSGGEEGALHGPSIMPGGSKESYESLGPLFEDISAKVDGEPCCTHVGADGAGHFVKMVHNGIEYADMQLIAESFDLLRGAAGYSPAEIADVFGTWNTGRLDSYLIEITAQVLKHVDAASGKPFVDVVEDAAEQKGTGRWTVQIGLDLGVPISGIAEAVFARSLSGSKTLREAARGLGGPTRTPLTGSALETFADDVEQALYASKVVAYAQGFNQIQAGASEYGWDIDLGRVAAIWRGGCIIRAKFLNDITSAYAEEPGLPTLLTSGGFRKAVEDAQDSWRSVISTAVRLGIPTPGFSTALAYYDGLRADRLPAALVQGQRDFFGAHTYRRVDRPGSFHTLWAADGRAEIEA is encoded by the coding sequence ATGAGCAAGAAAGCGAGCATCGGGGTTACCGGCCTCGCGGTCATGGGCCGCAATCTGGCGCGGAACCTGGCCCGGCACGGGCACACGGTGGCCCTGCACAACCGCTCCGAGGAGCGGACCCGCTCGCTCGTCGACCAGTTCGGCGACGAAGGCGATTTCATCCCGGCGTATTCGGCGCAGGAGTTCGTCGACGCGCTGGAGCGGCCTCGGCAGATCGTGATCATGGTGAAGGCGGGCGCACCGACGGACGCGGTCATCGAGGAGTTCGCGCCGCTGCTGGAGCAGGGCGACGTGATCGTGGACGCGGGCAACGCGCACTTCGCGGACACCCGCCGGCGGGAGAAGGCGCTGCGCGAACGCGGCCTGCACTTCGTGGGCACCGGCGTCTCCGGCGGCGAGGAGGGCGCGCTGCACGGGCCGAGCATCATGCCCGGCGGTTCGAAGGAGTCCTACGAGTCGCTCGGCCCGCTGTTCGAGGACATCTCGGCGAAGGTCGACGGCGAACCGTGCTGCACGCACGTCGGCGCGGACGGTGCCGGGCATTTCGTGAAAATGGTGCACAACGGCATCGAATACGCCGACATGCAGCTCATCGCCGAGTCGTTCGACCTGCTGCGCGGCGCGGCGGGCTATTCGCCGGCCGAGATCGCCGACGTGTTCGGCACCTGGAACACCGGACGGCTCGACTCGTACCTCATCGAGATCACCGCGCAGGTGCTCAAGCACGTCGACGCCGCGTCCGGCAAGCCGTTCGTCGACGTCGTCGAGGACGCCGCGGAGCAGAAAGGCACCGGCCGCTGGACCGTCCAGATCGGCCTCGACCTGGGCGTGCCGATCAGCGGCATCGCGGAAGCGGTGTTCGCGCGGTCGCTGTCCGGGTCCAAGACGCTGCGCGAGGCGGCGCGCGGGCTGGGCGGGCCGACCCGCACCCCGCTGACCGGGTCGGCCCTGGAGACCTTCGCCGACGACGTGGAGCAGGCGCTGTACGCGTCGAAGGTGGTCGCGTACGCGCAGGGCTTCAACCAGATCCAGGCCGGTGCCTCCGAGTACGGCTGGGACATCGATCTGGGCCGCGTCGCCGCGATCTGGCGCGGCGGCTGCATCATCCGGGCGAAGTTCCTCAACGACATCACCTCCGCCTACGCCGAGGAGCCCGGCCTCCCGACGCTGCTCACCTCGGGCGGCTTCCGCAAGGCTGTGGAGGACGCGCAGGATTCGTGGCGTTCGGTGATCTCGACGGCGGTCCGGCTGGGCATTCCGACGCCGGGCTTCTCGACCGCGCTCGCCTATTACGACGGCCTGCGCGCGGACCGGCTGCCGGCCGCACTGGTGCAGGGGCAGCGCGACTTCTTCGGCGCGCACACCTATCGCCGGGTGGACCGGCCGGGTTCGTTCCACACGCTGTGGGCAGCGGACGGCCGGGCGGAGATCGAAGCCTGA
- a CDS encoding MerR family transcriptional regulator encodes MRPKDLAREHGLSTQAVRNYEEDGILPRAERGPQGYRTYTERHAQALRAFLTLRPGFGHGRAAAILRAVNESAPDTAFQLIDEGHVELLRDRRTLSEVERSLQNLAEEPVPRTVPSIGELAHQLSVHPATLRKWEAAGILRPERDRAGHRRYPAAAVRDARLAHQLRRGGYPLSRISAVVDQVRQAGGVAPLESALRTWRARITARAQAMLNGSAQLSRYLDQLP; translated from the coding sequence ATGCGCCCGAAGGACCTGGCCCGCGAGCACGGCTTGTCCACGCAGGCCGTGCGCAACTACGAAGAGGACGGCATCCTCCCGCGCGCCGAACGCGGTCCGCAGGGCTACCGCACCTACACCGAGCGCCACGCACAAGCGTTGCGCGCCTTTCTCACCCTGCGCCCTGGCTTCGGCCACGGCCGTGCGGCGGCGATCCTTCGCGCCGTCAACGAGAGCGCACCCGACACCGCGTTCCAGCTGATCGACGAGGGCCATGTCGAACTGCTGCGGGACCGCCGCACGCTGAGCGAAGTCGAACGCTCCCTGCAGAACCTGGCCGAGGAACCGGTCCCCCGGACGGTGCCGTCGATCGGCGAACTGGCACACCAGCTGTCCGTGCACCCGGCGACCTTGCGGAAGTGGGAAGCTGCCGGAATCCTGCGTCCGGAACGAGACCGGGCCGGCCACCGCAGATATCCGGCGGCCGCGGTGCGGGATGCCCGGCTGGCGCACCAACTGCGCCGAGGCGGCTATCCGCTGAGCCGGATTTCCGCGGTGGTGGACCAAGTGCGGCAAGCGGGCGGCGTCGCACCGCTGGAATCCGCACTGCGCACCTGGCGCGCCCGAATCACCGCCCGCGCACAAGCGATGCTGAACGGCTCGGCCCAGCTATCCCGCTACCTGGACCAACTGCCGTGA
- a CDS encoding NAD(P)/FAD-dependent oxidoreductase: protein MSTETVLVVGGGQSGFQAAASLRDKGFAGRVVLVGDEPGVPYQRPPLSKAYLDGSAGVEQLVLRPEDYFAEKDIELVRGRVAAIDRAAAKVRLEDGTELGYDHLVLATGARNRALPVPGADLEGVLMLRTRADADRLRASLDEAGEIVVIGGGFIGLEFAAHAGRPVTVVEAQDRLLARVASPEISDFFAGHHRAAGHTLLLGVGVTALHGDGRVSAVELSDGRRLPADLVVVAVGVLPETALAEQAGLTVRNGIVVDEHLRTEDPKIFAIGDCACFPCVQAGAATRLESVQNAVDQARSVAAAIAGEPARYDSLPWFWTDQTGAKLQIAGILGAADRTVVTGDREGGRFSVLSFRDDVLIAVESVNRAPDHIAARRLFAAEPQPGYADLEASSFDLKAHLKSRTAA from the coding sequence ATGAGCACCGAGACCGTTCTCGTCGTCGGCGGCGGGCAGAGCGGCTTCCAGGCCGCGGCCTCCTTGCGGGACAAGGGGTTCGCCGGCCGCGTCGTCTTGGTCGGAGACGAGCCGGGGGTGCCCTACCAGCGGCCGCCGCTGTCGAAGGCGTACCTGGACGGCAGCGCGGGCGTCGAGCAGCTGGTCCTGCGGCCGGAGGACTACTTCGCCGAGAAGGACATCGAGCTGGTCCGCGGCCGGGTCGCCGCGATCGACCGGGCGGCGGCGAAGGTCCGGCTCGAGGACGGCACGGAGCTCGGCTACGACCATTTGGTGCTGGCCACCGGCGCGCGCAACCGCGCGTTGCCGGTGCCCGGCGCCGATCTCGAAGGCGTCCTGATGCTCCGGACGCGTGCGGACGCGGACCGGCTCCGGGCGTCGCTCGACGAGGCCGGGGAGATCGTGGTGATCGGCGGCGGGTTCATCGGACTGGAGTTCGCGGCGCACGCCGGGCGGCCGGTCACCGTCGTGGAGGCGCAGGATCGGCTGCTGGCGCGGGTCGCGTCACCGGAGATCTCCGACTTCTTCGCCGGACATCACCGGGCGGCCGGGCACACGCTGTTGCTGGGTGTCGGGGTGACCGCGCTGCACGGAGACGGCCGGGTGTCGGCGGTCGAGTTGTCGGACGGACGTCGGCTGCCCGCGGATCTCGTGGTGGTCGCGGTCGGCGTGCTGCCGGAGACAGCGCTGGCCGAGCAGGCTGGGCTAACCGTGCGCAACGGGATCGTCGTCGACGAGCACCTGCGCACCGAGGACCCGAAGATCTTCGCGATCGGCGACTGCGCGTGCTTCCCGTGCGTGCAGGCCGGTGCCGCGACCCGGCTGGAATCCGTGCAGAACGCCGTCGACCAGGCTCGATCGGTGGCGGCGGCGATCGCAGGAGAGCCCGCGCGCTACGACAGCCTGCCCTGGTTCTGGACCGACCAGACCGGCGCGAAGCTGCAGATCGCGGGCATTCTCGGGGCCGCGGACCGGACCGTGGTCACCGGCGACCGCGAGGGCGGCCGGTTCTCCGTGCTGTCCTTCCGCGACGACGTGCTGATCGCGGTCGAATCGGTGAACCGCGCGCCGGACCACATCGCCGCGCGCCGGCTGTTCGCCGCCGAACCGCAGCCGGGTTACGCGGACCTGGAAGCCAGCTCCTTCGACCTCAAGGCACACCTGAAGTCTCGTACCGCGGCTTGA
- a CDS encoding 5-methyltetrahydropteroyltriglutamate--homocysteine S-methyltransferase: MTARPPFRADHVGSLLRPAVLRAARRDYAAGAISQEQLRAVEDDAIRDVVKMQKAVGLASATDGEFRRSSWHMDFIYALGGVSRSDERLHVKFHNLAGDLEFSPPGLQVDGRIRLDEPIFAEHFDFLKAHVDPGITAKLTIPSPSMVYYRGGRAAVSTEVYPDLEEFFADLSAAYAAQLAAMASRGCTYLQMDDTSLAYLNDPAQREMVARMGGDPDTLHLRNIATMNAALAGKPSDLTVTTHLCRGNFRSSWVASGGYEFVAEALFGQLAVDGFFLEFDDERSGGFEPLRFVPPGKRVVLGLVTTKRPELEDADALVRRIEEASRFVDVDQLCLSPQCGFSSTEEGNELTADEEMRKLELVVSVAERVWGR; the protein is encoded by the coding sequence ATGACTGCACGACCACCGTTCCGTGCCGATCATGTCGGGAGCTTGCTGCGGCCGGCCGTCCTCCGGGCCGCGCGACGCGACTATGCGGCAGGGGCGATTTCCCAGGAACAACTGCGCGCTGTCGAGGACGATGCGATCCGTGATGTGGTGAAGATGCAGAAGGCCGTGGGGCTGGCCTCGGCTACCGACGGGGAGTTCCGCCGGTCGTCGTGGCACATGGACTTCATCTACGCGCTGGGCGGGGTTTCGCGCAGCGACGAGCGGTTGCATGTGAAGTTCCACAACCTGGCCGGGGACCTGGAGTTCAGTCCTCCCGGGTTGCAGGTGGACGGCCGGATCCGGCTGGACGAGCCGATCTTCGCCGAGCATTTCGATTTTCTGAAGGCACATGTCGACCCGGGTATCACCGCCAAGCTGACTATTCCTTCGCCCAGCATGGTTTATTACCGGGGCGGGCGGGCCGCGGTGAGTACCGAGGTTTATCCGGACCTGGAGGAGTTCTTCGCCGATCTCAGCGCCGCTTATGCCGCGCAACTGGCGGCGATGGCTTCGCGGGGGTGCACCTACCTGCAGATGGACGATACGAGCCTGGCTTATTTGAACGACCCGGCGCAGCGGGAGATGGTGGCCCGGATGGGCGGGGATCCGGACACACTGCATCTGCGCAATATCGCGACGATGAATGCCGCGCTGGCCGGGAAGCCTTCGGACCTGACGGTGACGACGCATTTGTGCCGGGGGAACTTCCGGTCGTCCTGGGTCGCTTCCGGCGGATACGAGTTCGTCGCCGAGGCGTTGTTCGGGCAGCTGGCGGTGGACGGCTTCTTTCTGGAGTTCGACGACGAGCGCTCGGGCGGGTTCGAGCCGCTGCGCTTCGTGCCGCCGGGGAAGCGGGTGGTGCTGGGGCTGGTGACGACGAAGCGCCCCGAACTGGAGGACGCGGACGCGTTGGTGCGGCGGATCGAGGAAGCTTCCCGGTTTGTCGACGTGGACCAGTTGTGTTTGTCGCCGCAGTGCGGTTTTTCCTCGACCGAGGAGGGGAATGAGCTGACCGCGGACGAGGAGATGCGAAAGCTGGAGCTGGTGGTTTCCGTCGCGGAGCGGGTTTGGGGCCGCTGA